From a region of the Streptomyces sp. NBC_00102 genome:
- a CDS encoding glycoside hydrolase family 13 protein yields the protein MAAPLPVRTDDWWRSAAIYQVYPRSFADGDGDGTGDLAGVRSKLPYLAELGVDAIWFTPWYVSPLVDGGYDVADYRTIDPAFGTLAEAEKLIDEAREAGIRVIVDIVPNHVSDQHAWFRAALEAGPGSPERKLFHFRPGRGEHGELPPNDWPSQFSGRTWTRVPDGEWYLHLFTPEQPDLNWAHPEVRREHEEILRFWFERGVAGVRIDSAALLAKDPALADFVEGVDPHPYIDQDELHDIYRSWRVIADEYLGVFVGEVWLPDSERFARYLRPDELHTAFNFNFLACPWRAERLRRTIDDTLAEHAPVGAPATWVLCNHDVTRTVTRYGREDTGFDFATKAFGTPTDLALGERRARAAALLTLALPGAAYLYQGEELGLPEADVPLDRIQDPMHFRSGGKDPGRDGCRVPLPWSADAPYSGFGSRQEPWLPQPEGWPAYAVDRQSGDPGSMLSLYREALRLRRTTDAFRSEPLTWLPSDEGVLAFRRGPGLICVVNLAAEPAELPAHTDVLLAGGPLDERGRLPQDTAVWLLA from the coding sequence GTGGCAGCCCCTCTTCCGGTACGCACCGACGACTGGTGGCGCAGCGCCGCCATCTACCAGGTGTACCCACGCAGCTTCGCCGACGGTGACGGGGACGGTACCGGGGACCTCGCGGGCGTCCGGTCGAAGCTGCCGTACCTCGCCGAACTTGGCGTGGACGCCATCTGGTTCACCCCGTGGTACGTCTCCCCGCTCGTCGACGGCGGTTACGACGTCGCCGACTACCGCACCATCGACCCGGCCTTCGGGACGCTCGCCGAGGCGGAGAAGCTCATCGACGAGGCCCGGGAGGCCGGCATCCGGGTGATCGTGGACATCGTGCCGAACCACGTCTCGGACCAGCACGCGTGGTTCCGGGCCGCGCTGGAGGCCGGACCGGGCAGCCCCGAGCGGAAGTTGTTCCACTTCCGGCCCGGCCGGGGCGAGCACGGTGAACTGCCGCCCAACGACTGGCCCTCGCAGTTCTCCGGGCGCACCTGGACCCGGGTGCCGGACGGCGAGTGGTACCTCCACCTCTTCACGCCCGAGCAGCCCGACCTCAACTGGGCTCATCCCGAGGTCCGTCGGGAGCACGAGGAGATCCTGCGCTTCTGGTTCGAGCGCGGGGTGGCCGGTGTGCGGATCGACTCGGCGGCACTCCTCGCCAAGGACCCTGCGCTCGCCGACTTCGTGGAGGGGGTCGACCCCCATCCGTACATCGACCAGGACGAGTTGCACGACATCTACCGTTCCTGGCGGGTCATCGCCGACGAGTACCTGGGCGTCTTCGTGGGCGAGGTCTGGCTGCCGGACTCGGAGCGCTTCGCGCGCTATCTGCGCCCGGACGAGCTGCACACCGCCTTCAACTTCAACTTCCTGGCGTGCCCGTGGCGGGCGGAGCGGCTGCGGCGGACGATCGACGACACCCTGGCCGAGCACGCGCCGGTCGGCGCCCCGGCCACCTGGGTGCTGTGCAACCACGACGTGACCCGGACGGTGACCCGGTACGGCCGCGAGGACACCGGGTTCGACTTCGCGACCAAGGCCTTCGGCACGCCCACGGACCTGGCGCTCGGCGAGCGGCGGGCGCGCGCGGCGGCTCTCCTGACGCTCGCGCTGCCCGGGGCCGCATATCTGTACCAGGGCGAGGAGTTGGGGCTGCCCGAGGCGGACGTACCCCTCGACCGCATCCAGGACCCGATGCACTTCCGTTCCGGCGGGAAGGACCCGGGGCGGGACGGCTGCCGGGTGCCGCTGCCGTGGAGCGCGGACGCCCCGTACAGCGGGTTCGGCTCACGCCAGGAGCCGTGGCTGCCGCAGCCCGAGGGCTGGCCGGCGTACGCCGTGGACCGCCAGAGCGGCGATCCGGGCTCGATGCTGTCGCTCTACCGGGAGGCGCTGCGGCTGCGGCGCACCACCGACGCCTTCCGGAGCGAGCCGCTGACCTGGCTCCCCTCCGACGAGGGCGTGCTCGCCTTCCGGCGCGGGCCGGGCCTGATCTGCGTCGTCAATCTGGCGGCGGAACCGGCGGAGCTCCCCGCCCACACGGATGTCCTGCTCGCCGGCGGCCCCCTGGACGAGCGGGGCCGTCTCCCCCAGGACACGGCGGTGTGGCTGCTGGCCTGA
- a CDS encoding carbohydrate ABC transporter permease, translating into MSTRTLISPAQLARPRGKAVYWVVFGLVMVLFTLVFLGPLYWMVSGGLKSTQEAVQSPPTLFPSTLTPSNYSHAWEVMDLSRLLFNTLYYAFGALAFQLVLDVAAAYSLSRLRPVFGKAILGMMLATLMIPATVLVVPQYLTVLDVPLVERNLLNSPWAIWLPSVTNAFNIFLLKRFFDSIPKELLDAAAMDGASPMRTLRSIVLPISRPILGVVSIFAVVGVWKDFLWPMLTLPDPAMQTLNVGIYSLSNGVPENVLIAALTIASLPTLLIFLLFQRNIMSGLTAGGLKG; encoded by the coding sequence ATGTCCACACGTACGCTCATCTCGCCGGCCCAGCTGGCCAGGCCCCGGGGCAAAGCCGTCTACTGGGTGGTCTTCGGCCTCGTCATGGTCCTGTTCACGCTGGTCTTCCTCGGACCGCTCTACTGGATGGTGTCCGGGGGCCTCAAGTCCACGCAGGAGGCGGTGCAGTCGCCGCCGACGCTCTTCCCGTCGACGCTGACTCCCTCCAACTACTCGCACGCCTGGGAGGTGATGGACCTCTCCCGCCTGCTCTTCAACACCCTGTACTACGCGTTCGGGGCGCTGGCCTTCCAGCTCGTGCTGGACGTCGCGGCGGCCTACTCGCTCTCCCGGCTGCGGCCCGTCTTCGGCAAGGCGATCCTCGGGATGATGCTCGCCACCCTGATGATCCCGGCGACGGTGCTGGTCGTCCCGCAGTACCTCACGGTGCTGGACGTCCCCCTGGTGGAGCGCAATCTGCTCAACTCGCCGTGGGCGATCTGGCTCCCGTCGGTGACCAACGCCTTCAACATCTTCCTGCTGAAGCGGTTCTTCGACTCCATCCCGAAGGAGTTGCTGGACGCCGCGGCGATGGACGGGGCCTCCCCCATGCGCACCCTGCGCTCGATCGTCCTGCCCATCTCCCGGCCGATCCTCGGGGTGGTCTCCATCTTCGCCGTCGTCGGAGTCTGGAAGGACTTCCTCTGGCCGATGCTCACCCTGCCCGATCCGGCCATGCAGACCCTGAACGTCGGCATCTACTCGCTCTCCAACGGTGTACCGGAGAACGTGCTGATCGCCGCGCTCACCATCGCGTCCCTCCCGACGCTGCTCATCTTCCTGCTCTTCCAGCGGAACATCATGAGCGGCCTCACCGCGGGCGGTCTGAAGGGCTGA
- a CDS encoding carbohydrate ABC transporter permease — translation MSAPTIPKTAAKTPRPSRHHGEGTSLTGGAFARALRRNLTAHGFLIGAVICFGLFSWYPMVREFFLAFQKTEDGQTTWAGLDNLNTVFNDPAFWQAWRNTLLFTVLALVLGFAVPFVVAVVLNEFRHAQGYLRLLVYLPVMLPPVASVLLFKYLYDPGYGLLNQLLGFFGIPAQQWLQDPSTSMLSVVVAATWMNMGGATLIYLAALQGIPGELYEAADLDGAGLLRKVWHVTIPQTRLILSLLLLMQVIATMQVFVEPFLLTGGAGPEGSTTTVVYLIYQYAFNFNNYGAAAALGLVLLVLLAGVSAVYVRLSRAEDE, via the coding sequence ATGTCGGCCCCCACCATCCCCAAGACGGCGGCGAAGACGCCCCGCCCGTCCCGGCACCACGGCGAAGGCACGAGTCTCACCGGCGGTGCCTTCGCCCGGGCCCTTCGCCGTAACCTCACCGCGCACGGCTTCCTGATCGGCGCCGTGATCTGCTTCGGCCTCTTCTCCTGGTACCCGATGGTGCGGGAGTTCTTCCTCGCCTTCCAGAAGACCGAGGACGGACAGACCACCTGGGCGGGTCTGGACAACCTGAACACCGTCTTCAACGACCCGGCGTTCTGGCAGGCCTGGCGCAACACCCTGCTCTTCACCGTGCTCGCGCTGGTCCTGGGCTTCGCCGTCCCGTTCGTGGTCGCGGTGGTGCTCAACGAGTTCCGGCACGCGCAGGGCTATCTGCGGCTCCTCGTGTACCTCCCCGTCATGCTCCCGCCGGTCGCCTCGGTGCTGCTCTTCAAGTACCTCTACGACCCCGGGTACGGCCTGCTCAACCAACTCCTCGGCTTCTTCGGGATACCGGCCCAGCAGTGGCTCCAGGATCCCAGCACCTCGATGCTCTCGGTCGTGGTCGCGGCGACCTGGATGAACATGGGCGGCGCGACGCTCATCTACCTCGCCGCGCTCCAGGGCATCCCCGGCGAGCTCTACGAGGCCGCCGATCTGGACGGGGCAGGTCTGCTGCGCAAGGTCTGGCACGTCACCATCCCGCAGACCCGGCTCATCCTCTCGCTGCTGCTGCTCATGCAGGTCATCGCGACGATGCAGGTGTTCGTCGAGCCCTTCCTGCTCACCGGCGGCGCGGGCCCCGAGGGATCGACGACCACGGTCGTGTACCTGATCTACCAATACGCCTTCAACTTCAACAACTACGGCGCCGCGGCGGCGCTCGGCCTGGTCCTCCTCGTACTGCTCGCCGGTGTGTCGGCCGTGTACGTGAGGCTCAGCCGCGCCGAGGACGAGTAG
- a CDS encoding extracellular solute-binding protein, translating to MSRAAFRRRSRAGAVALVSALALTALAACGTSSSSDNDGGQKDGGGSTSADPAAPLDPKTKVTITIDCMPPTAKAAELKEWKEDVAEFNKAYPNVTIEGRSTAGQCLEPPRFTAMLKAKSQPDVFYTYFTDLPQVLDNDGAEDITAYVTDKSVPALADIDPNVLNSLKQDGKLYGLPTSNYTMGLLVNRKLFQQAGLDPDAPPRTWAEVRTAAKKIAGLGKGISGFGEYSAGNTGGWHFTAQMYSIGGEVVDASGTKAAFNNDLGKQVAENIKAMRWQDDSMGKTQLLKWGDLQKQIATDKLGMFLAAPDDIAYMVQQLGASYENFGMGPIPGEKNTLAGGNNYMIKKGISADKIKAAIAWLNFKNLSVGKGQFNWERTKADKLPVGVPQPNFWLNGSKTTDDAARTQFATMPVANFKTFVDNPVPGKAEPPKAQEVYKVLDNVMSGLLTNKNADVDKLLSDAEKQVNQVLAIQ from the coding sequence ATGAGTAGAGCCGCGTTCCGCCGTAGAAGCCGCGCAGGCGCGGTCGCCCTTGTCTCCGCACTGGCGCTCACCGCGCTCGCGGCTTGCGGTACGAGCAGCAGCAGCGACAACGACGGCGGCCAGAAGGACGGCGGCGGCAGCACGTCGGCCGACCCGGCCGCGCCGCTGGACCCGAAGACCAAGGTGACGATCACCATCGACTGCATGCCGCCCACGGCGAAGGCGGCCGAGCTCAAGGAGTGGAAGGAGGACGTCGCCGAGTTCAACAAGGCCTACCCGAACGTCACGATCGAGGGGCGGTCCACCGCCGGCCAGTGTCTGGAGCCGCCGCGCTTCACGGCCATGCTGAAGGCGAAGTCCCAGCCGGACGTGTTCTACACGTACTTCACCGACCTGCCGCAGGTGCTCGACAACGACGGCGCCGAGGACATCACCGCGTACGTCACCGACAAGAGCGTGCCCGCGCTGGCGGACATCGACCCGAACGTCCTCAACTCGCTCAAGCAGGACGGCAAGCTGTACGGGCTGCCCACCAGCAACTACACCATGGGCCTGCTCGTCAACCGCAAGCTCTTCCAGCAGGCCGGCCTCGACCCCGACGCCCCGCCGCGCACCTGGGCGGAGGTCCGTACCGCCGCGAAGAAGATCGCCGGTCTGGGCAAGGGCATCTCGGGCTTCGGCGAGTACAGCGCCGGCAACACCGGCGGCTGGCACTTCACCGCCCAGATGTACAGCATCGGCGGCGAGGTCGTCGACGCGAGCGGCACCAAGGCCGCGTTCAACAACGACCTGGGCAAGCAGGTCGCCGAGAACATCAAGGCCATGCGCTGGCAGGACGACAGCATGGGCAAGACCCAGCTGCTGAAGTGGGGCGACCTGCAGAAGCAGATCGCCACCGACAAGCTGGGCATGTTCCTCGCCGCGCCCGACGACATCGCGTACATGGTGCAGCAACTCGGCGCCAGTTACGAGAACTTCGGGATGGGCCCGATCCCCGGCGAGAAGAACACCCTGGCCGGCGGCAACAACTACATGATCAAGAAGGGGATTTCGGCCGACAAGATCAAGGCCGCCATCGCCTGGCTGAACTTCAAGAACCTGAGCGTCGGCAAGGGCCAGTTCAACTGGGAGCGCACCAAGGCCGACAAGCTGCCCGTCGGTGTTCCCCAGCCCAACTTCTGGCTGAACGGCTCGAAGACCACGGACGACGCCGCACGCACCCAGTTCGCCACCATGCCGGTCGCCAACTTCAAGACGTTCGTGGACAACCCGGTCCCCGGCAAGGCCGAGCCGCCGAAGGCCCAGGAGGTCTACAAGGTCCTGGACAACGTGATGTCCGGCCTCCTGACCAACAAGAACGCCGACGTCGACAAGCTTCTCTCCGACGCGGAGAAGCAGGTCAACCAGGTCCTGGCCATCCAGTAA
- a CDS encoding LacI family DNA-binding transcriptional regulator: protein MTRRLAQVAKKVGVSEATVSRVLNGKPGVSQATRQSVLTALDVLGYERPSQLRGERARLVGLVLPELQNPIFPAFAEVIGGALAQQGLTPVLCTQTKGGVSEADYVDLLLQQQVSGVVFAGGLFAQADAEHEHYRRLAERKIPVVLINAPIENLDFPCISCDDGVAVEQAWRHLASLGHERIGLVLGPADHLPSRRKLAAARATAQANGQELTAEFVERTMFSLEGGQAAASRLLDRGATGIICASDPLALGAVRAARRRGISVPDGVSVVGYDDSAFMNCTEPPLTTVRQPIEAMGRAVVELLCAQIQGGEVHHGELLFEPELVVRGSTAQAPR, encoded by the coding sequence ATGACGCGAAGACTTGCTCAGGTAGCGAAGAAGGTGGGTGTCAGCGAGGCCACGGTCAGCCGGGTCCTCAACGGCAAGCCCGGGGTCTCCCAGGCGACCCGGCAGTCGGTGCTCACCGCACTGGACGTGCTCGGCTACGAGCGGCCGAGCCAGCTGCGCGGCGAACGGGCCCGGCTGGTGGGCCTGGTGCTGCCCGAGCTCCAGAATCCGATCTTCCCGGCCTTCGCGGAGGTCATCGGCGGCGCTCTCGCGCAGCAGGGACTCACGCCGGTGCTGTGCACCCAGACCAAGGGCGGCGTCTCCGAGGCGGACTACGTGGACCTGCTGCTCCAGCAGCAGGTCTCCGGGGTCGTCTTCGCCGGCGGGCTCTTCGCCCAGGCGGACGCGGAGCACGAGCACTACCGGCGGCTCGCGGAGCGGAAGATCCCGGTGGTCCTCATCAACGCCCCCATAGAGAATCTCGACTTCCCCTGCATCTCGTGCGACGACGGCGTCGCCGTCGAGCAGGCGTGGCGCCATCTCGCCTCGCTGGGCCACGAACGGATCGGCCTGGTGCTGGGCCCGGCCGACCACCTCCCCTCGCGGCGCAAGCTGGCGGCGGCCCGGGCAACCGCACAGGCCAACGGGCAGGAGCTGACGGCGGAGTTCGTCGAGCGGACCATGTTCTCCCTGGAGGGCGGCCAGGCGGCTGCCTCACGGCTGCTGGACCGGGGCGCCACCGGCATCATCTGCGCGAGCGACCCGCTGGCCCTGGGTGCGGTGAGGGCGGCCCGCCGGCGCGGGATCTCCGTGCCGGACGGGGTGTCCGTGGTCGGTTACGACGACTCCGCCTTCATGAACTGCACGGAGCCGCCGCTGACCACCGTGCGCCAGCCCATCGAGGCGATGGGCCGCGCGGTGGTCGAGCTGCTCTGCGCCCAGATCCAGGGCGGCGAGGTGCACCACGGCGAGCTGCTCTTCGAGCCCGAACTGGTGGTGCGCGGATCGACGGCCCAGGCCCCGCGGTAG
- a CDS encoding discoidin domain-containing protein, giving the protein MRAKRWRARGLSAVVVTSLLTVGWPAMTAVAASGPNAASGLPAKASSARAKNTAAVITDGDQGTYWQSANGDQPQWVQTDLGSTVRTDGVVLKLPAGWASRTQTLAVQGSTDGTSFTTLKSSATYAFSPGQANAVTVNYPATKARYVRIAVTDNSVADAAQLSELEVKIAAASSVNLASGRTMSESSHTDVYPASNANDGNKSTYWESANNAFPQWIQADLGSAVRVDRVVLKLPDSWGPRSQTLKIQGSTNNSAFTDLTASQAYSFDQAGGQTVTVSFDATTTRYVRALFTANSVQPGAQVSEFEVYGPETGDTQAPSAPSGLALTEPASGQIKLTWNASTDNTAVTGYDIYANNALLTSVAGGVTTFTDNRPANQTVSYYVRAKDAAGNQSGNSNTVTRQASGGDTTAPTAPSGLVLTEPASGQIKLVWNASTDNTAVTGYDIYANNTLRGSVGGSVTTYTDTQPASATVTYVVRAKDAAGNQSTASNSVTRNGSGTTGSNLAVSKPITASSYVHTYVATNANDNSVTTYWEGAGGSYPNTLAVQLGSNADLSSLVLKLNPDSAWGARTQTIEVLGREQSASSFTSLVAAKSYSFDPASGNSVTVPVSGRVADVQLKFTANSGSSAGQVAEFQVIGVPAPNPDLEVTGVTSTPAAPVESDTITLGATVRNSGAVASAATKVDLLLGGSKVATASVGALAAGASTTVSASIGTREAGSYPLGAVVDPAGEVIEQNESNNTYNRTDPLVVKPVSSSDLVASLSTSPSSPSAGDAVTFDVSIKNQGSIASASGSHGVTLAVLDSNNATVKTLTGAFSGTIAAGATAASVKLGPWTAADGSYTVKVTLADDANELPVKRTNNVSTQPLFVGRGADMPYDTYEAEDATTGGGAQVVGPNRTVGDIAGEASGRKAVNLDATGEYVEFTTRAATNTLVTRFSIPDAPGGGGIDSTIDVYVNGVLKKALPLTSRYAWLYGAEAGPGNSPSAGGPRHIYDEAHLLLGETVPAGAKIRLQKDAANTSTYAIDFVSLEQATAVANPDPAAYAVPAGFTHQDVQNALDRVRMDTTGKLVGVYLPTGDYQTASKFQVYGKAVKVVGAGPWFTTFQGPSGQENTDIGFRADSTANGSSFSGFAYFGNYTSRIDGPGKVFDFAGVSDIVIDDVWVEHMVCMYWGANTDRMTIKNSRIRDTFADGINMTNGSTDNLVSNNESRATGDDSFALFSAIDAGGADMKNNVFENLTSLLTWRAAGIAVYGGYDNTFRNLRVADTLVYAGITISSLDFGYPMNGFGTGPTALENISLVRTGGHFWGSQTFPAIWVFSASKVFQGIRVSHVDIVDPTYSGVMFQTNYVGGQPQFPIKDTIFTDISISGARKSGDAFDAKSGFGLWANELPESGQGPAVGEVTFNGLRFSNNAVDTRNTTSTFKINVNP; this is encoded by the coding sequence ATGAGAGCGAAACGCTGGAGAGCGCGCGGTCTGTCCGCAGTGGTCGTCACCAGCCTGCTGACCGTCGGATGGCCCGCGATGACCGCCGTGGCGGCCTCGGGGCCGAACGCGGCCTCGGGCCTGCCGGCCAAGGCGAGCAGCGCACGGGCGAAGAACACGGCCGCCGTCATCACCGACGGCGACCAGGGCACCTACTGGCAGAGCGCGAACGGCGACCAACCCCAGTGGGTGCAGACCGACTTGGGTTCCACCGTCCGGACGGACGGGGTCGTGCTGAAGCTCCCGGCCGGCTGGGCGAGCCGGACCCAGACCCTCGCCGTCCAGGGCAGCACCGACGGCACGAGCTTCACCACGCTGAAGAGCTCCGCGACCTACGCCTTCAGTCCGGGACAGGCCAACGCGGTCACGGTGAACTACCCTGCCACCAAAGCCCGTTACGTACGGATCGCGGTCACGGACAACTCCGTCGCCGACGCCGCCCAGCTCTCCGAGCTCGAGGTGAAGATCGCCGCCGCCTCCTCGGTGAACCTGGCGAGCGGGCGCACCATGTCGGAGAGCAGCCACACCGACGTGTATCCGGCGTCCAACGCCAACGACGGCAACAAGTCGACGTACTGGGAGAGCGCCAACAACGCGTTCCCGCAGTGGATCCAGGCGGACCTCGGTTCCGCCGTACGGGTCGACCGGGTGGTCCTGAAGCTGCCGGACAGCTGGGGACCCCGCAGCCAGACGCTGAAGATCCAGGGCAGCACGAACAATTCGGCCTTCACGGATCTCACCGCCTCGCAGGCGTACAGCTTCGACCAAGCGGGCGGCCAGACGGTGACGGTCTCCTTCGACGCCACCACCACTCGTTACGTACGCGCCCTGTTCACCGCGAACAGCGTGCAACCGGGCGCCCAGGTGTCCGAGTTCGAGGTGTACGGCCCGGAGACGGGTGACACCCAGGCTCCGTCCGCACCGAGCGGTCTCGCCCTCACCGAGCCCGCGAGCGGTCAGATCAAGCTGACCTGGAACGCCTCCACCGACAACACCGCCGTCACCGGCTACGACATCTACGCCAACAACGCCCTGCTGACCAGCGTCGCGGGCGGGGTGACCACGTTCACCGACAACCGGCCCGCGAACCAGACCGTCTCGTACTACGTACGGGCCAAGGATGCGGCCGGGAACCAGTCGGGCAACAGCAACACCGTCACCCGGCAGGCGAGCGGCGGGGACACCACGGCGCCGACGGCCCCCTCCGGGCTGGTGCTCACCGAGCCGGCGAGCGGCCAGATCAAGCTGGTCTGGAACGCCTCCACCGACAACACCGCCGTCACCGGCTACGACATCTACGCCAACAACACCCTGCGGGGCAGTGTCGGCGGCTCGGTGACCACGTACACCGACACGCAGCCGGCCTCGGCCACGGTCACCTACGTGGTCCGGGCGAAGGACGCGGCGGGCAACCAGTCCACCGCGAGTAACTCCGTGACCCGCAACGGTTCGGGGACCACCGGCTCCAACCTCGCGGTGTCCAAGCCGATCACCGCGTCCTCGTACGTGCACACCTACGTCGCGACGAACGCCAACGACAACAGCGTGACGACCTACTGGGAGGGCGCCGGGGGCAGTTACCCCAACACCCTGGCCGTGCAGCTGGGTTCCAACGCCGACCTGAGCAGCCTGGTGCTGAAGCTCAACCCGGACAGCGCGTGGGGGGCCCGGACGCAGACCATCGAGGTGCTCGGACGGGAGCAGAGCGCGAGCTCCTTCACCAGCCTGGTCGCCGCGAAGAGCTACTCCTTCGACCCGGCGAGCGGGAACAGCGTCACCGTGCCGGTCTCCGGCCGGGTCGCCGACGTACAGCTGAAGTTCACCGCCAACTCCGGCTCTTCGGCGGGTCAGGTGGCGGAGTTCCAGGTGATCGGGGTACCGGCGCCGAACCCGGACCTCGAAGTCACCGGTGTGACGTCCACGCCCGCCGCCCCGGTGGAGTCGGACACGATCACCCTCGGTGCCACGGTGCGCAACAGCGGCGCGGTCGCTTCGGCCGCCACCAAGGTGGACCTGCTCCTCGGCGGTTCCAAGGTCGCCACCGCGTCGGTCGGCGCGCTCGCGGCCGGGGCGTCGACCACGGTCAGCGCCTCGATCGGCACGCGTGAGGCGGGGAGTTACCCGCTGGGCGCGGTGGTGGACCCGGCGGGCGAGGTGATCGAGCAGAACGAGTCGAACAACACCTACAACCGCACCGATCCCCTCGTGGTGAAGCCGGTCTCCAGCTCCGACCTGGTCGCCTCGCTGAGCACCTCGCCCTCCAGCCCCTCGGCCGGTGACGCGGTGACCTTCGACGTGTCGATCAAGAACCAGGGCTCCATCGCCTCGGCGAGCGGGAGCCACGGGGTGACGCTCGCCGTGCTCGACTCGAACAACGCGACCGTGAAGACCCTGACGGGCGCGTTCAGCGGGACCATCGCGGCGGGAGCGACCGCCGCCTCGGTGAAGCTCGGGCCGTGGACGGCGGCCGACGGCTCGTACACCGTGAAGGTGACGCTCGCCGACGACGCCAACGAGCTGCCGGTGAAGCGGACGAACAACGTCTCCACGCAGCCCCTGTTCGTCGGCCGGGGCGCCGACATGCCGTACGACACGTACGAGGCGGAGGACGCCACGACCGGGGGCGGCGCGCAGGTGGTCGGTCCCAACCGCACGGTGGGCGACATCGCCGGTGAGGCGTCCGGCCGCAAGGCCGTGAACCTGGACGCGACCGGCGAGTACGTCGAGTTCACCACCCGGGCGGCCACCAACACGCTGGTGACCCGGTTCTCCATCCCCGACGCACCGGGCGGCGGGGGCATCGACTCCACGATCGACGTCTACGTGAACGGTGTCCTGAAGAAGGCGCTCCCGCTGACCTCCCGGTACGCCTGGCTGTACGGCGCCGAGGCGGGCCCCGGCAACTCCCCCTCGGCGGGCGGGCCCCGGCACATCTACGACGAGGCGCACCTCCTGCTCGGTGAGACCGTGCCGGCGGGAGCCAAGATCCGGCTGCAGAAGGACGCCGCGAACACCTCCACGTACGCGATCGACTTCGTCAGCCTGGAGCAGGCGACGGCCGTCGCCAACCCCGACCCGGCGGCCTACGCGGTGCCGGCCGGATTCACCCACCAGGACGTCCAGAACGCCCTGGACCGGGTGCGGATGGACACCACCGGCAAGCTGGTCGGCGTCTACCTGCCGACGGGCGACTACCAGACCGCCAGCAAGTTCCAGGTGTACGGGAAGGCCGTGAAGGTGGTCGGCGCGGGGCCCTGGTTCACCACGTTCCAGGGACCGTCCGGGCAGGAGAACACCGACATCGGGTTCCGCGCGGACTCGACGGCGAACGGATCGTCGTTCTCGGGCTTCGCCTACTTCGGCAACTACACCTCGCGGATCGACGGTCCGGGCAAGGTGTTCGACTTCGCGGGCGTCTCGGACATCGTGATCGACGACGTCTGGGTCGAGCACATGGTGTGCATGTACTGGGGCGCCAACACGGACCGGATGACCATCAAGAACTCCCGTATCCGGGACACGTTCGCCGACGGCATCAACATGACCAACGGCTCGACGGACAACCTCGTGTCCAACAACGAGTCGCGGGCGACCGGTGACGACAGCTTCGCGCTCTTCTCGGCGATCGACGCCGGCGGGGCGGACATGAAGAACAACGTCTTCGAGAACCTGACCTCGCTCCTCACCTGGCGGGCGGCGGGCATCGCCGTGTACGGCGGTTACGACAACACCTTCCGCAACCTGCGGGTCGCGGACACTCTGGTCTACGCGGGGATCACCATCTCCTCGCTGGACTTCGGGTATCCGATGAACGGCTTCGGCACCGGGCCCACCGCCCTGGAGAACATCTCCCTGGTGCGCACGGGTGGCCACTTCTGGGGGTCGCAGACCTTCCCGGCCATCTGGGTGTTCTCCGCCTCGAAGGTGTTCCAGGGGATCAGGGTGAGCCACGTGGACATCGTGGACCCGACCTACAGCGGGGTGATGTTCCAGACCAACTATGTCGGTGGACAGCCGCAGTTCCCGATCAAGGACACCATCTTCACGGACATCTCGATCTCGGGCGCCCGCAAGAGCGGGGACGCCTTCGACGCGAAGTCCGGCTTCGGTCTCTGGGCGAACGAGCTGCCCGAGTCGGGGCAGGGTCCCGCGGTCGGTGAGGTCACCTTCAACGGCCTGAGGTTCTCCAACAACGCGGTGGACACCCGGAACACCACCTCCACCTTCAAGATCAACGTCAACCCGTAG